A genomic window from Erythrobacter sp. BLCC-B19 includes:
- a CDS encoding M50 family metallopeptidase, translating into MKGLGDRIVHALWYLASAVLWVTASKYDAFGDNWLIAFVAIAGLQFVIVVIHELGHAWAAWRCGARVWSICAVPFVWDTSRRALRFEPELPARDIAGYVSYTFEGGDRGSTRKDMVIAAAGPLANLVSAAVVAGLAGLLAVVSLPSGKPADPGPSPVTTIDPGAPPPAQAPAIRLPSEADVGDIFAKVRARRRKEALADWGEALSELFIALSVILGLLNLAPHRGSDGAAILAGWRALRRR; encoded by the coding sequence GTGAAAGGCCTCGGCGACCGGATTGTCCATGCGCTCTGGTATCTCGCCAGCGCGGTGCTGTGGGTCACAGCGTCGAAGTATGATGCCTTCGGCGACAACTGGCTGATTGCGTTCGTGGCGATTGCCGGCCTGCAATTCGTGATCGTCGTGATCCACGAACTGGGCCACGCCTGGGCCGCGTGGCGGTGCGGGGCGCGGGTTTGGTCGATCTGCGCGGTGCCTTTCGTGTGGGACACCTCGCGCCGCGCGCTGCGGTTCGAGCCGGAACTGCCGGCGCGCGATATTGCCGGCTATGTCAGCTACACCTTCGAGGGCGGCGACAGGGGGTCGACCCGCAAGGACATGGTGATTGCCGCTGCCGGGCCGCTCGCCAATCTTGTCTCGGCGGCGGTGGTGGCGGGACTGGCGGGGTTGCTTGCGGTGGTCTCGCTGCCCTCTGGCAAGCCCGCAGACCCCGGCCCCTCGCCCGTCACCACGATCGACCCCGGCGCACCGCCGCCTGCGCAAGCACCGGCGATCCGCCTGCCTTCGGAGGCCGATGTTGGGGACATCTTTGCCAAGGTTCGCGCCCGCCGCCGCAAAGAGGCTCTGGCCGATTGGGGCGAGGCGCTGAGCGAATTGTTCATTGCGCTGTCGGTGATCCTCGGCCTGCTCAATCTCGCCCCCCACCGCGGCAGCGACGGGGCGGCGATCCTTGCCGGGTGGCGGGCGCTGAGGCGGCGCTAA
- a CDS encoding sensor histidine kinase: MARIALILLALLMWPGALLAQSASSFTTATTADGPVIEFTSGEFALAEGIAPPATGWQPKPNPHIIRIRETDWQTGEFHIMSGRFRFDRSALGAEPLALYTVSTRNQFAVIVNGREVGRNFAQHSDQVLAWYRPYLVALPAGSLVPGTNTIEIRASSQDSVGIGRVIIGPDSAVRANYQTQYFWQITAPLAASFAMLIMGILAFLFWLGRRQEIELAWLSASTILWFLRNYQYFAEVTPFQIAVFNALTVYATYFASVATAAFYFHFIKLPNTNRIIAALFALGVPLSVAHTQFGASNLVFYIPTTILIFAVAGLSLRDFGRHRNIEHGAISVAMLIAPFFSLYDVTLANGHRGWDGNGFYLAVFGGFTYSVAFLISFGKRALDAFGDLAAANANLERRIAETRAELAASEAARQELVVGQALAGERERLMQEMHDGIGSNLITALAVARQQNQPSSTIKTLNRALSDLKITVDSLEPVEGDLVALIGNLRHRMQGDLRDAGVMCRWEVDTCGPLEWLDAANALHVLRIFQEAIGNVLTHASATEMRIGCREETRGGVAGIAAYVADNGRGFDTAQERPGKGLANIRARAAALHGVLDAASDNPQGTTITLWLPYQRKL; encoded by the coding sequence ATGGCCCGCATCGCGCTGATATTACTGGCCCTGCTCATGTGGCCCGGCGCGCTTCTCGCCCAGTCAGCCTCCAGCTTTACCACCGCCACCACCGCCGATGGCCCGGTGATCGAGTTCACCTCGGGCGAATTCGCGCTGGCAGAGGGGATCGCCCCGCCCGCCACCGGCTGGCAGCCAAAGCCCAATCCCCACATCATCCGCATCCGCGAGACCGACTGGCAGACCGGGGAATTCCACATCATGTCCGGGCGCTTCCGCTTCGATCGCAGCGCGCTGGGGGCCGAGCCACTGGCGCTCTACACCGTCAGCACCCGCAACCAGTTCGCCGTGATCGTCAACGGGCGCGAGGTCGGGCGCAATTTCGCCCAGCATTCCGATCAGGTGCTGGCGTGGTATCGCCCCTATCTCGTCGCGCTGCCCGCCGGATCGCTGGTCCCTGGCACCAACACCATCGAGATCCGCGCCAGTTCGCAGGATTCGGTCGGGATCGGGCGGGTCATCATCGGGCCGGACAGCGCGGTGCGCGCCAATTACCAAACCCAGTATTTCTGGCAGATCACCGCCCCGCTCGCCGCCAGTTTCGCGATGCTGATCATGGGGATCCTGGCCTTCCTGTTCTGGCTGGGGCGGCGGCAGGAGATCGAGCTGGCGTGGCTTTCGGCCTCCACGATCCTGTGGTTCCTGCGCAATTACCAGTATTTCGCCGAGGTCACGCCGTTCCAGATCGCGGTCTTCAACGCGCTGACGGTCTATGCCACCTACTTTGCCAGCGTGGCGACGGCGGCGTTCTATTTCCACTTCATCAAGCTGCCGAACACCAACCGGATCATCGCCGCGCTGTTCGCGCTGGGGGTGCCGCTGTCGGTGGCGCACACCCAGTTCGGCGCGTCCAACCTGGTGTTCTATATCCCCACCACGATCCTGATCTTCGCCGTGGCGGGCCTGTCGCTGCGGGACTTCGGGCGGCACCGCAATATCGAACATGGCGCGATCAGCGTCGCGATGCTGATTGCGCCGTTCTTCAGCCTGTATGATGTGACGCTCGCCAATGGCCACCGGGGATGGGACGGCAACGGGTTCTACCTCGCGGTGTTCGGCGGGTTCACCTATTCGGTCGCTTTCCTGATCTCGTTCGGCAAGCGCGCGCTTGACGCCTTTGGCGATCTGGCGGCGGCCAATGCGAACCTCGAACGCCGCATCGCCGAAACCCGCGCCGAACTCGCCGCCTCGGAAGCCGCGCGGCAAGAGCTGGTGGTGGGGCAGGCACTGGCGGGCGAGCGCGAGCGGCTGATGCAGGAGATGCACGACGGCATCGGCTCCAATCTCATCACCGCGCTGGCGGTGGCGCGGCAGCAGAACCAGCCATCGAGCACGATCAAGACGCTGAACCGGGCGCTGTCCGATCTCAAGATCACGGTCGATTCGCTCGAACCGGTCGAAGGCGATCTGGTCGCGCTGATCGGCAACCTGCGCCACCGGATGCAAGGCGACCTGCGCGATGCGGGCGTGATGTGTCGGTGGGAGGTCGACACCTGCGGCCCGCTCGAATGGCTGGATGCCGCCAATGCGCTGCACGTGCTGCGCATCTTTCAGGAAGCGATCGGCAATGTGCTGACCCATGCCAGCGCGACCGAGATGCGGATCGGCTGCCGCGAAGAGACGCGCGGCGGCGTTGCCGGCATTGCCGCCTATGTTGCTGACAACGGACGGGGGTTCGACACGGCGCAGGAACGGCCCGGCAAGGGACTCGCCAACATCCGTGCCCGCGCTGCCGCCCTCCACGGTGTCCTTGACGCTGCAAGTGACAACCCGCAAGGAACCACAATCACGCTCTGGCTACCCTATCAGCGAAAGCTTTGA
- a CDS encoding response regulator, with protein sequence MIKVAIIEDDPMMRDLLVASVEGCGDMMVTGTAQNVAEAGGMIEAGGYDVLLCDLGLPDGDGARLIRQEALTGRDTDILVITIFANQNKVLDAIRAGARGYLLKDERIEDCMEAIRNIRRGGSPISPIIARQLLGQIAPDPTDTRPPPASPLSEREYEVLNLLSRGFSNAECAEILTVSANTIGTHVKNIYRKLEVNSRAEALYEASIQGFLGRQ encoded by the coding sequence ATGATCAAAGTCGCCATCATTGAAGACGATCCGATGATGCGCGACCTGCTGGTCGCCTCGGTCGAGGGGTGCGGCGACATGATGGTGACCGGCACCGCGCAAAACGTCGCCGAGGCGGGGGGCATGATCGAGGCGGGCGGCTATGACGTGCTGCTGTGCGACCTCGGCCTGCCCGATGGTGACGGCGCGCGGCTGATCCGGCAGGAGGCGCTGACGGGGCGCGATACCGACATTCTGGTGATCACCATCTTCGCCAACCAGAACAAGGTGCTCGACGCGATCCGGGCGGGCGCGCGCGGCTATCTGCTCAAGGATGAGCGGATCGAGGATTGCATGGAGGCGATCCGCAACATCCGCCGCGGCGGATCGCCGATCAGCCCGATCATCGCGCGGCAATTGCTGGGGCAGATCGCCCCTGACCCGACCGACACCCGCCCGCCCCCGGCCTCGCCGCTGTCGGAACGCGAATATGAAGTGCTCAACCTGCTGTCGCGCGGGTTTTCGAATGCCGAATGTGCCGAAATCCTCACGGTATCGGCCAACACGATTGGCACCCATGTCAAAAACATCTACCGCAAGCTGGAAGTCAACAGCCGGGCGGAGGCCTTGTATGAGGCGTCAATACAGGGTTTCCTGGGGCGCCAATAG
- a CDS encoding MAC/perforin domain-containing protein, whose product MRPGTHNRQRLAGVAGVTGGLVMTRKAWLLLNCMTLSAALIAPAAAPVAAQEAGVNGTNVARVEFNQGRVIQKAAAKVWVEYDPAGNAAFRFEERGRDEWSVYLYDPSRNMRLAVDLHTRTLSIDLASGERQVIGTITGASVTPRTAARQPAQPQQMPTPTPPPVYQAPPQQPAFTRPAAPASTAAPVDDDFNPFADPAQPGAQTATTTTPPRTTPRDVITAAAQPAFTRGAAGTSGPAAAALSFDGPWVADTKLAQSSGDGIADAVTWTMREALWITSTDSAITIHFDANPAGSVTLMKVADSQYQGDGYSAAFTVIDRKTIRLALTGGGRSREYAISKGPSGIKLSRTRTRPETDDEIDTFTAGNLVPRYKDMFFSFRSEKMDLFNANRGRALQIFKEPESTDFSIESNFQSKTIPLGLRAEEIRRTEGNQLEAVITNTSSFEKSMSLNFGASGSFKGVNSAWEYSREESKGADRTDGTTKAFGLARSEVYALLLDKPNMLLSADFKYDILQLAQGRTSAQAIIGKYGTHYANAIHYGGIGKAQRSVTTSEFKQWAKESNGFKQEGGFDGGPAASIKAKGGLTMASGDSRGGSSMFSTESWSASGGSGSMTSLGWNVDERNAVPVRYDLRPLSELISPIFFGEEWSTAQRAGLLQARASLDAEITRYLQSQPRADERTLGPAVYQLTFHGLQCVNNGDEGKADAYLYGDINVQVIGQEPGQTVNLFTAQESNPTKISCNGGAEHPINRTVFVTGSRKGDGAASFLMSASGLFEDDNSFTDLDDPIYVLGKPIIPGQPMFGTTPAFVTLRDWRADRPRSDIEGTTITNAPGVTYGPELRVSVSFKEIQ is encoded by the coding sequence ATGCGGCCCGGCACCCATAATCGCCAGCGTCTGGCCGGAGTGGCCGGTGTGACGGGGGGACTGGTGATGACGCGCAAGGCCTGGCTGCTGCTGAACTGCATGACGTTAAGCGCCGCGCTGATCGCCCCCGCCGCCGCGCCGGTTGCCGCTCAGGAGGCAGGCGTCAACGGCACCAATGTCGCCCGCGTCGAATTCAACCAGGGCCGCGTGATCCAGAAGGCGGCGGCCAAGGTATGGGTCGAATATGACCCGGCAGGCAATGCCGCCTTCCGCTTCGAGGAACGCGGGCGGGATGAATGGTCGGTCTATCTCTACGATCCCAGCCGCAACATGCGGCTCGCGGTCGATCTGCACACCCGCACGCTCAGCATCGACCTTGCCAGCGGCGAAAGGCAGGTGATCGGGACGATCACCGGCGCCTCGGTGACGCCGCGCACGGCGGCGCGCCAGCCCGCCCAGCCGCAGCAGATGCCGACCCCGACCCCGCCGCCGGTCTATCAGGCCCCGCCGCAGCAGCCCGCCTTCACCCGGCCCGCTGCCCCGGCCAGCACGGCTGCGCCTGTCGATGACGACTTCAACCCCTTCGCCGATCCGGCCCAGCCCGGCGCGCAGACCGCCACCACCACCACACCCCCGCGCACCACGCCGCGCGATGTCATCACCGCCGCCGCGCAGCCCGCCTTCACCCGCGGCGCTGCTGGAACCTCCGGCCCCGCCGCCGCTGCTCTCAGCTTCGATGGCCCCTGGGTCGCCGACACCAAGCTCGCCCAGAGCAGCGGTGACGGGATCGCCGATGCGGTCACCTGGACCATGCGCGAGGCCTTGTGGATCACCTCCACCGACAGCGCGATCACCATCCACTTCGATGCCAATCCGGCCGGGTCGGTCACGCTGATGAAGGTCGCCGACAGCCAGTATCAGGGCGATGGCTATTCGGCGGCCTTCACCGTCATCGACCGCAAGACCATCCGCCTCGCGCTGACCGGCGGGGGCAGGTCGCGCGAATATGCGATCTCCAAGGGGCCTTCGGGGATCAAGCTTTCACGCACCCGCACCCGCCCGGAAACCGACGACGAAATCGACACCTTCACCGCGGGCAACCTCGTGCCGCGTTACAAGGATATGTTCTTCAGCTTCCGGTCGGAGAAGATGGATCTGTTCAACGCCAACCGCGGCCGCGCGTTGCAGATCTTCAAGGAGCCGGAAAGCACCGATTTCTCGATCGAGAGCAACTTCCAGTCCAAGACCATCCCGCTCGGCCTGCGCGCCGAAGAGATTCGCCGCACCGAGGGCAACCAGCTTGAAGCGGTGATCACCAACACCTCCTCGTTCGAAAAGTCGATGTCGCTCAATTTCGGGGCGAGCGGATCGTTCAAGGGCGTCAACAGCGCGTGGGAATACAGCCGCGAGGAAAGCAAGGGCGCAGACCGCACCGACGGCACCACCAAGGCCTTCGGGCTCGCGCGTTCGGAAGTCTATGCGCTGCTGCTCGACAAGCCCAACATGCTGCTGAGCGCCGATTTCAAATACGACATCCTGCAACTGGCACAGGGCCGCACCAGCGCGCAGGCGATTATCGGCAAATATGGCACGCACTATGCCAATGCGATCCATTACGGCGGGATCGGCAAGGCCCAGCGCAGCGTCACCACCTCCGAATTCAAGCAATGGGCCAAGGAATCCAACGGCTTCAAGCAGGAAGGCGGGTTCGACGGCGGCCCGGCAGCCAGCATCAAGGCCAAGGGCGGCCTCACCATGGCCAGCGGGGATTCGCGCGGGGGATCGAGCATGTTCTCGACCGAGAGCTGGTCGGCCTCGGGCGGATCGGGCAGCATGACCTCGCTCGGCTGGAACGTGGACGAACGCAATGCCGTGCCGGTGCGCTATGACCTGCGCCCGCTGTCGGAACTGATCAGCCCGATCTTCTTCGGCGAGGAATGGAGCACCGCCCAGCGCGCCGGGCTGTTGCAGGCGCGCGCCAGCCTTGACGCGGAGATCACCCGCTACCTGCAAAGCCAGCCCCGCGCCGACGAACGCACGCTTGGCCCGGCGGTCTATCAGCTGACCTTCCACGGCCTGCAATGCGTCAACAACGGCGATGAGGGGAAGGCCGACGCCTACCTCTACGGCGATATCAACGTGCAGGTGATCGGGCAGGAGCCGGGTCAGACGGTCAATCTGTTCACCGCCCAGGAAAGCAACCCGACGAAGATTTCGTGCAATGGCGGGGCAGAACACCCGATCAACCGCACCGTCTTCGTCACCGGATCGCGCAAGGGCGATGGGGCGGCGAGCTTCCTGATGTCGGCGAGCGGGCTTTTCGAGGACGACAACAGCTTCACCGATCTCGACGATCCGATTTACGTCTTGGGCAAGCCGATCATCCCCGGCCAGCCCATGTTCGGCACCACACCGGCCTTCGTCACCTTGCGTGACTGGCGCGCGGATCGTCCGCGCAGCGATATCGAGGGCACCACGATCACCAATGCGCCCGGCGTCACCTATGGCCCCGAACTGCGCGTCAGCGTGTCCTTCAAGGAAATCCAGTAA
- a CDS encoding LamG-like jellyroll fold domain-containing protein: MHFLNKYVLLPAALGLAGVPQVAAAQEPQFAPVMAEFSGEGALMLPPMPALDINGAGTIELWMAARWPQDPGYDPALIAYVGPQGARFAAVITGDRQAIGVYAGANYAEVPFDFSDAGLHHIALITMGDTISVMVDGETLGELDFGFAMLPANSFTIGAMGKYSPFIGGIGQVRIWDEPIDPDVLIQYSWRQIAESGPDAHPDIDALVGVSAFANPETGGFIFVGDPEDAEAASFREDPIDDADIGN, translated from the coding sequence ATGCATTTCCTCAACAAATACGTCCTGTTACCCGCCGCGCTCGGCCTTGCTGGCGTGCCCCAGGTCGCCGCCGCGCAGGAGCCGCAATTCGCGCCGGTGATGGCCGAATTCTCGGGCGAGGGTGCTCTGATGCTGCCGCCCATGCCGGCGCTCGACATCAATGGCGCGGGCACGATCGAGCTGTGGATGGCCGCCCGCTGGCCGCAAGACCCCGGCTATGATCCCGCGCTGATCGCCTATGTCGGCCCGCAGGGCGCGCGCTTTGCCGCAGTGATCACCGGCGACCGGCAGGCCATCGGGGTCTATGCCGGGGCCAATTATGCCGAAGTCCCGTTCGATTTCTCCGACGCGGGCCTGCACCACATCGCGCTGATCACCATGGGCGACACGATCAGCGTGATGGTCGACGGCGAGACGCTGGGCGAACTCGACTTCGGCTTTGCGATGCTCCCCGCCAACAGCTTCACCATCGGCGCGATGGGCAAGTATTCGCCCTTTATCGGCGGGATCGGTCAGGTGCGGATCTGGGACGAGCCGATCGATCCGGATGTGCTGATCCAGTACAGCTGGCGGCAGATCGCCGAGAGCGGGCCCGACGCCCATCCCGATATCGACGCGCTGGTTGGGGTGAGCGCCTTTGCCAATCCCGAAACCGGGGGCTTCATCTTCGTCGGCGACCCCGAAGATGCCGAGGCCGCATCCTTCCGCGAAGACCCGATCGACGATGCCGACATCGGCAACTGA
- a CDS encoding MliC family protein, which translates to MRSPSASPALIAALLLTACSAGEPPDDAAPDAAGTPVAGDAEPGTSLAFEWSANGFEQVSADYKWTGSGVRDDVFEPHFALSVPETDDAIWSSACASGGKVETRLYLAPPKGMQDNRATFQFETDRSAATLSYPASYVANGQYDGFVIVQRADDPMFTAMKAGQWAYIQIGEGSDAAKLRVDLAGAGRALGAFLPACSGAARQAAPPAAASTTVAYACEDGTKLTASYLDNDTDTPVARIVMGGKVLLLSQAIAGSGARYEGESAGVRMTWLTKGDGGVLVMADTADTAGESEQTTRCSAQ; encoded by the coding sequence ATGCGATCCCCATCCGCATCCCCCGCGCTGATCGCCGCGCTGCTGCTGACGGCCTGTTCCGCAGGCGAGCCGCCCGACGACGCCGCGCCCGATGCAGCCGGCACGCCGGTGGCAGGCGATGCCGAACCCGGCACCAGCCTCGCCTTCGAATGGAGCGCCAACGGGTTCGAACAGGTGAGCGCGGACTACAAGTGGACCGGATCGGGCGTGCGCGACGATGTGTTCGAGCCGCACTTCGCCCTTAGCGTGCCCGAAACCGACGATGCGATCTGGTCGTCCGCCTGCGCGTCCGGTGGCAAGGTTGAAACCCGGCTCTATCTCGCGCCGCCCAAGGGGATGCAGGACAATCGGGCCACGTTCCAGTTCGAGACCGACAGATCCGCCGCCACCCTCAGCTATCCGGCCAGCTATGTCGCCAACGGCCAGTATGACGGCTTTGTGATCGTCCAGCGCGCCGATGACCCGATGTTTACCGCGATGAAAGCGGGGCAATGGGCCTATATCCAGATCGGCGAGGGCAGTGATGCGGCAAAACTGCGCGTCGATCTGGCCGGTGCGGGTCGCGCGCTTGGCGCCTTCCTCCCGGCGTGCTCCGGTGCTGCCAGGCAGGCGGCGCCGCCAGCCGCTGCCAGCACGACGGTTGCCTATGCCTGCGAGGACGGGACAAAGCTCACCGCCAGCTACCTCGACAATGACACGGACACGCCCGTCGCCCGCATCGTCATGGGCGGGAAGGTCTTGCTTTTGTCGCAGGCGATTGCAGGCTCGGGTGCACGCTATGAGGGCGAGAGCGCGGGCGTCAGGATGACTTGGCTGACCAAGGGGGATGGCGGCGTTCTGGTCATGGCGGATACCGCAGACACCGCAGGCGAGAGCGAACAGACCACACGCTGTTCTGCACAGTAG
- the rtcR gene encoding RNA repair transcriptional activator RtcR — MKPTTLIGFLGSTLDAGPFSPARWSKWRPSVSICMQEDLRIDRFVLIHGTQHNRLAQLVAEDIASVSPETEVTPLAMDFADPWDFEEVYGKLLDFARAFPFDPEAQDYLVHITTGTHVAQICLFLLTEARYLPGRLLQTQPARGAPQPVGTWAAIDLDLSRYDSIATRFAEASAESTHFLKSGIDTRNPAFNRMIDEIEQVAGRSRAPILLMGPTGAGKSQLARKVYELKKLRHQISGPFVEVNCATLKGDSAMSALFGHRKGAFTGAVADRPGLLKTAHKGVLFLDEIGELGLDEQAMILRAIEEGRFLPVGADSETNSAFQLIAGTNRDLVEEVAAGRFREDLFARLNLWTFTLPGLAERREDIAPNLDFELDRFAQVEGTRVTFNSEARARYLAFATGPAARWPGNFRDLAASVTRMATLSPSGRIDVEAVRMETERLARLWSGARANAGAGPALAALMGDEALAAIDPFDRVQLEYVVTTCRQSPNLSEAGRHLFAASRQQRTSTNDGDRLRKYLAKFGLDWAAVTQGER, encoded by the coding sequence ATGAAGCCCACCACCCTCATCGGCTTTCTCGGCTCAACCCTCGATGCCGGGCCGTTCAGCCCCGCGCGCTGGAGCAAGTGGCGGCCGAGCGTCAGCATCTGTATGCAGGAAGACCTGCGCATCGACCGCTTCGTGCTGATCCACGGCACGCAGCATAATCGCCTTGCCCAGCTGGTCGCCGAGGACATCGCCAGCGTTTCGCCCGAAACCGAAGTCACCCCCTTGGCGATGGACTTCGCCGATCCGTGGGACTTCGAGGAAGTCTACGGCAAGCTGCTCGATTTCGCGCGGGCCTTTCCCTTCGATCCCGAAGCGCAGGACTATCTCGTCCACATCACCACCGGCACCCATGTGGCGCAGATCTGCCTCTTCCTGCTGACCGAGGCCCGCTATCTGCCCGGCCGCCTGCTCCAGACCCAGCCTGCGCGCGGGGCGCCGCAGCCGGTCGGCACCTGGGCGGCGATCGACCTTGATCTGTCGCGCTACGATTCCATCGCCACCCGCTTTGCCGAGGCGAGTGCCGAGAGCACGCATTTCCTCAAGAGCGGAATCGACACCCGCAACCCGGCCTTCAACCGCATGATCGACGAGATCGAACAGGTCGCTGGCCGCAGCCGCGCGCCGATCCTGCTGATGGGGCCAACCGGCGCGGGCAAGAGCCAACTGGCGCGCAAGGTCTATGAACTCAAGAAACTGCGCCATCAGATCAGCGGGCCGTTCGTCGAGGTCAATTGCGCGACCCTGAAGGGCGACAGCGCGATGTCGGCGCTGTTCGGGCACCGCAAGGGCGCCTTTACCGGCGCGGTCGCGGATCGCCCCGGCCTGCTCAAGACCGCGCACAAGGGGGTGCTGTTCCTCGACGAGATCGGCGAGCTCGGCCTCGACGAACAGGCGATGATCCTGCGCGCAATCGAGGAGGGCCGGTTTCTTCCTGTCGGTGCGGACAGCGAAACCAACAGCGCGTTCCAGCTGATCGCCGGCACCAACCGCGATCTGGTGGAGGAGGTTGCCGCCGGACGCTTTCGGGAGGATCTGTTCGCGCGGTTGAACCTGTGGACGTTCACGCTTCCGGGCCTCGCCGAGCGGCGCGAGGATATCGCGCCCAATCTCGACTTCGAACTTGATCGCTTTGCGCAAGTCGAAGGCACCCGCGTGACCTTCAACAGCGAAGCGCGCGCCCGCTACCTCGCCTTCGCCACCGGGCCGGCGGCGCGCTGGCCCGGCAATTTCCGCGACCTTGCCGCCAGCGTCACCCGGATGGCGACGCTCAGCCCCAGCGGCCGGATCGATGTCGAGGCTGTGAGGATGGAAACGGAGCGGCTCGCAAGATTGTGGTCCGGCGCGCGCGCGAATGCTGGCGCTGGCCCGGCGCTGGCGGCGCTGATGGGGGACGAAGCGCTGGCAGCCATCGATCCCTTCGATCGGGTGCAGCTCGAATACGTGGTCACCACGTGCCGCCAGAGCCCGAACCTGTCCGAAGCCGGCCGCCACCTCTTCGCCGCCTCCCGCCAGCAACGCACCTCGACCAATGACGGTGACAGGCTGCGCAAATATCTGGCCAAGTTCGGGCTCGATTGGGCGGCAGTCACACAGGGCGAAAGGTAA